The Anaerobaca lacustris genome includes the window AACAGCCGGCCCGCGGCCACGGCGCAGATCGACCGGTCGGGCCCGTGCCACTCGTTGGGCATCCCGGTCAGGTAGCCTTGCATCGCGAGCCTGGCGGCCCCGTCGAACCCCCCTTCGACGGCCGCCGGACCGAAGATGCCGCCGTAGGTGTCCCGGCCCGACCAGATCGGCGCGGCCCTCATACGGTCGAGATCGAGGCCGCTCAGCATGCCCTGGTGGTGTCCCACGAGCACATCGCCCATCAGGGACAACGACTGCGCCTCGTCGCCGATCATCGGAAAGGCGTACCAGTCGCGCTCGTTGTCGCTGAAAGGCCAGTACCAGTCGAAGCGGCCGGTCTGCCGCTCGAGGCGCCCGAGCACGTTGTACCGCCGAACGCCGCGCAGATAATACGTCATGGCCGAGCGCGCAAAGGTGTAGAGTTCGCCGGTCTTGGGATGGAACGTGGGAGGGGTGGGCGGATTGTGCAGACCGACGGTGAAGAGGACCGGCGCGATCCACGGCTCGGTCCCGTCCGCCAGATCGAAGGCGTGGAAGCAGCGGTCGTATGGATGATCGCGGAGGTAACGTACGATCCCGTCCTGCTCGGCCTCGCGCCGCTGCGGCGTGGGGTGCACTACCAGATCGCCCCACTGCTCCATGAGCACCTTGTCCTGCGGACCGAGAGGGATCGACTGCTGGATCTGCTTGAGCAGAGCGCCGTTGCGGTCCATCACCGTGTGGAACGAGTCGGCCGGGTTCGTGCGAACGATCGCCAGGCCCTGCCAGATCGTCGGGCCCTGATCGCGCAGGGACAAGCCCGCCAGCTTCGCCGACTTCCACAGCAGCGCGCCGTCCGGATCGAGGCAGTACACGTGCATGTCCTCCGAGCCGAAGACGATCCTGCGTCCGTCGAGCGAGAGTGATGCCGGCTTGAGGATCATCCCACCCGTCGCGAACGTCCAACGTCCCTCGCCCGTCCGTGCATCGACGGCATGGAAGACGCCCGCCCGATCCCCGAAGTAGACGTTTCGCCCGTCGCAGGCCGGCGCGACCCAGATGCCGGCCCCGGCGTCGTATTGCCAGATCAGCGACCCGTCGCAAGCGTCGAGGCAATACAGCGTGCCCTTGTCGAACGCTTCGTCGGCGCCGAAGTAAAGCCGGCCCTGCCAACAGCAAGCCGAAGCGCCGATGGACCCGCCCGCCCGGAACGTCCAGCGGGTCCGCCCGTCGGCGATGTCCAGGGCATGCATGCGGCCCGCGAACGTCCCCACGAAACACATGCCGCCGGCAACGATGGCCTCGACCCGCGTGGCGATCATCTCAGCGTGGAAGTCGCGATACCACTTTCGCTCGTACGGACCCCGGACGACCTCGTCGGTGTATCCGCTGCGCTGGTTGTCACGATGCAGGGTCGGCCAGTCGCCCGCGCCGGCGATGCGAACGCCGATAGACAAGACAAGAGCCAAGCCCTGGAGAAGCGTCGCTGTTGCGTGCCTGTTCATCGAATGGTGCCCTCCAGGAAGACAGCCCGGACCCGGCCGTCGTGCTTGCCGGACCTTATGGGCTCGATGGGCCGTGGTTTTCCAGGTGGATGCGATACAGTTCGAAGAACGTCGGGGCGTCGAGCAGTTCGATCTTGGGGTTAATCTGCTGGATCGCATCATGCGTCCGCACGTACCAGGTGGGCGTCTTGAGGATGTTGCGGAACCAGTGGAACGGGGCATGGCCTTCCGCGCGGCGCTGGGCAATCCGCTGCACCACGTGGCGGGCCGCGTCGGCCGGATCGCCTTCGTTGACGTCGTGGTCGAACCGCAGGACGGGCATGCCCTTGTGCAGCAGCGAAGCGGGCCCGCCGGACGGCACGATGCCGTTGGGACTGAACGAGGCATAACAGTCCAGTCCCGCTCCGTTCAGCTCCGGCCCGTGCGCGTAGATGATGAACCCCGTGACGCTCAGGCCCCAGCGGTCGTAGAACGTCTTGCAGTGCCGCCCCCAGGCGTCCAGTCCACAGGGCAGGCCGGAGACGCCGCGCGGCTCCTGGAGCATGCCGGGCTCGCAGTAGCCCGCCCCGTTGTCGGCCGAGGCGAAGTAGTCGTTCGGCGTGGCGGTGCGACGCATGTAGTCCATCGCCATCGGCGCCCGGCGGTCGAGCACCGGACTGATGCACCACATCATCGGCACCTGGCCGCGCGCCGGGTCGTCCCAGATGTCCATCGTCCGCTGGTAGAGCCAGGCGGCGCAGTCGTAGTCCCCGACGTAAAAGATCACGAACTCGCGCCCGTCGAATTTGACCTGTCCGTCCGCGTCGAGATACCCACGCTCGGCGAGTTCCCGCCGCGTCACCCACTCTTGCGGGTATTCAAGCCGCTTCGGGAAGTGCATGAAAAACGAGGCATTGGCCATCGCGCCGTAGCTGATCGCGTCGGCGTCCATGAAACCGTTGTAGGCACTGATGATCCGGCCGTATTCCCATTCGGTGGGCACCGGGTCGTGGCGTCCGCCGGCGTCGCCGTGCGTGGTGTATTTGTGCGCCCAGGGGACGAAGCCGCCGATGTGGATCATGTTCTCCTTGCCGCCGTGGTGGTAGGCGCTGAGCAGCAGGGCCTTGAGCGTCTCCAGGTCAGTCCCCGGCTCCTGGTCCGGATCATCGACGGGCGTCTCGTCGGCCCAGATGCCAAGGTCGAAGAAGAAGGCCTTGCGCGCCACGAAGAAATCGTGGTTGGTCAGGCAGTGATGGTTCAACACGGCGTTTCGCGGCTTCTTCATCCAGTACTGATCGAGGTAATAGGCCCCGTAAGCGCCGTCGCACCGGCCGGCGTCGAGATAGTTGTGCTTCATCCACAGATAGGCGTCGCACTTGGCCGAACCGGTGGAGGGCAGGTCCGTGCCGGGAATGCGTCCGGCGCCCGTGAACAGGGCCGTCCCGTCCGGCCCGATGAGCCAGCGCCGGACCGGCAGCGCCGGCTTGCCCTCGACCAGCAGGCGGTAGAGGCTGCCCTCGCGCCGGTCGTAGCGGACCGGCAGCAGGTCTTCGACGCCGGCCACCGTCGAGGCGACGTTGCTGGTGGCCGCGACGTTCGGGTCGTAGACCACGAGGCCGCGAATGTGCGAGCGGAACTGTGCGATCAGGTCGGTGAGGGTCTCGATGTGCTGGATCGGCCGGCCGTGGAGCCACCCGCCCGGCTCGGACAGCTTTTCCAGCCAGAAGTCGTCGATGTTTCGGTTGCGGTACCGAGAGTGCGCGAAACGAATGTAGAGCGACGGCTCGTGACGATTGACCAGTCCCTGCAAGGCGGCCACCGCGTGACAATGGTCCCACGCCATTTGCACCCGATCGGGCCGGGCCGCATCGATATCGAGGGTATACGTCAGGTCATAGAGCCGGATCGGGCCCGGCTCGGCGCCCGACGCCTGCACGAAAAGGACGAGCCACAGAACGATCCAATGAAACAGACGCATACCCCAAACCTGACCTTTCTCTGCAAGTGCCCCACGGGCCATACGATCCGCGGCCGGCCCGCCGGAAATCGAGGTACGTGGATCATTGCACAATCGCGGCAACCGTTCATCCCATCGAGTTCGAGCCTTCGATCCCCTCGGAAACACACGGGCGACAGAACGCAACAAGGGCGGGATTCGAACCCACCTTCTTCGTCCCATCTTAGACAACGAGCCTCTGGTCTACAACC containing:
- a CDS encoding PQQ-binding-like beta-propeller repeat protein, producing the protein MNRHATATLLQGLALVLSIGVRIAGAGDWPTLHRDNQRSGYTDEVVRGPYERKWYRDFHAEMIATRVEAIVAGGMCFVGTFAGRMHALDIADGRTRWTFRAGGSIGASACCWQGRLYFGADEAFDKGTLYCLDACDGSLIWQYDAGAGIWVAPACDGRNVYFGDRAGVFHAVDARTGEGRWTFATGGMILKPASLSLDGRRIVFGSEDMHVYCLDPDGALLWKSAKLAGLSLRDQGPTIWQGLAIVRTNPADSFHTVMDRNGALLKQIQQSIPLGPQDKVLMEQWGDLVVHPTPQRREAEQDGIVRYLRDHPYDRCFHAFDLADGTEPWIAPVLFTVGLHNPPTPPTFHPKTGELYTFARSAMTYYLRGVRRYNVLGRLERQTGRFDWYWPFSDNERDWYAFPMIGDEAQSLSLMGDVLVGHHQGMLSGLDLDRMRAAPIWSGRDTYGGIFGPAAVEGGFDGAARLAMQGYLTGMPNEWHGPDRSICAVAAGRLFWVVGSQVVCVAGPDVPKVAGGGTEPPAPKKSELPWCVAGGNVASRGAGAFDDRIEKTILEPDDLRSFFERSPAIQVRQDNSARAAALRSRLAEQVRELIEDGPWAPFVLQLGISGEERHFWRTAETMQVVALSLPHLPPEIRAKAIAFLDDLWDAGVPLDKPVSDSDGKRREPYDLGPGMKQFAGRQVAYTASIEDLYAVWTYAHYADRWDRVQGRIGAVREIFTDFAKRDIQFDHAGTQDEAERLNGQLAGVLAAGRLFRRIGTDEDGQRAAAALFARMATERIHHERADTWLIRPTRAVSKGLHGAKVPRYVGLTPEVATLLGRYAGEALERNVQALTKGLPLWYQAYGERMIGGENYISPPHLSRGIFAAAADGCRLSAERLATRLDQPWCRADLYHIEKIAAILRRLDGISSQYWVALRR
- a CDS encoding GxGYxYP domain-containing protein yields the protein MRLFHWIVLWLVLFVQASGAEPGPIRLYDLTYTLDIDAARPDRVQMAWDHCHAVAALQGLVNRHEPSLYIRFAHSRYRNRNIDDFWLEKLSEPGGWLHGRPIQHIETLTDLIAQFRSHIRGLVVYDPNVAATSNVASTVAGVEDLLPVRYDRREGSLYRLLVEGKPALPVRRWLIGPDGTALFTGAGRIPGTDLPSTGSAKCDAYLWMKHNYLDAGRCDGAYGAYYLDQYWMKKPRNAVLNHHCLTNHDFFVARKAFFFDLGIWADETPVDDPDQEPGTDLETLKALLLSAYHHGGKENMIHIGGFVPWAHKYTTHGDAGGRHDPVPTEWEYGRIISAYNGFMDADAISYGAMANASFFMHFPKRLEYPQEWVTRRELAERGYLDADGQVKFDGREFVIFYVGDYDCAAWLYQRTMDIWDDPARGQVPMMWCISPVLDRRAPMAMDYMRRTATPNDYFASADNGAGYCEPGMLQEPRGVSGLPCGLDAWGRHCKTFYDRWGLSVTGFIIYAHGPELNGAGLDCYASFSPNGIVPSGGPASLLHKGMPVLRFDHDVNEGDPADAARHVVQRIAQRRAEGHAPFHWFRNILKTPTWYVRTHDAIQQINPKIELLDAPTFFELYRIHLENHGPSSP